The Leclercia sp. S52 genome has a segment encoding these proteins:
- the sdiA gene encoding transcriptional regulator SdiA, with the protein MKDLDFFTWRRECFLRFQEMTSADEVYPELQRQTQNLGYDFFSLCVRHPVPFTRPKVSVHSSYPQQWMAQYHAENFFVIDPVLKPENFVHGHLPWNDALFAEAQPLWDGARDHGVRKGITQCLMLPNHAMGFLSVSSTSLSVNLMAGEVVELRLQILVQLALTTLLRLEHEMVMPPEMKFSKREKEILKWTAEGKTSAEIAIILSISENTVNFHQKNMQKKFNAPNKTQIACYAAATGII; encoded by the coding sequence ATGAAGGATTTAGACTTTTTCACATGGCGACGGGAATGCTTCCTCCGTTTTCAGGAGATGACTTCTGCCGACGAGGTATATCCCGAACTTCAGCGACAAACGCAGAACCTGGGCTACGATTTCTTTTCGCTCTGCGTACGTCATCCGGTGCCTTTCACGCGCCCTAAAGTCTCGGTGCATTCGTCCTATCCGCAACAGTGGATGGCTCAGTATCACGCGGAAAATTTTTTCGTTATCGATCCGGTGCTTAAACCTGAGAATTTCGTTCACGGACACTTACCCTGGAACGATGCCTTATTCGCTGAGGCGCAACCTTTATGGGACGGCGCGCGCGATCACGGGGTGCGTAAAGGGATCACCCAGTGCCTGATGCTACCGAATCATGCGATGGGATTCCTGTCGGTCTCCAGTACCAGTCTGTCAGTGAACCTTATGGCGGGTGAAGTGGTGGAACTGCGTCTGCAAATTCTGGTGCAACTGGCGTTGACCACGCTGCTGCGGCTGGAGCATGAAATGGTGATGCCGCCTGAGATGAAATTCAGCAAGCGCGAGAAAGAAATTCTGAAATGGACGGCGGAAGGAAAAACCTCGGCAGAAATAGCGATCATTCTTTCTATTTCTGAAAATACGGTGAACTTCCATCAGAAAAATATGCAGAAGAAATTCAATGCGCCGAACAAGACGCAGATCGCGTGCTATGCGGCAGCGACGGGGATTATCTGA
- the tcyN gene encoding L-cystine ABC transporter ATP-binding protein TcyN translates to MSAIDVKNLVKKFHGQTVLHGIDLEVQEGEVVAIIGPSGSGKTTLLRSINLLEQPEGGTIRVGEITIDTGKSLSQQKSLIRRLRQHVGFVFQSFNLFPHRTVLENIIEGPVIVKGEPKEEATARARELLAKVGLSGKETSYPRRLSGGQQQRVAIARALAMRPDVILFDEPTSALDPELVGEVLNTIRQLAQEKRTLVIVTHEMSFARDVADRAIFMDQGRIVEQGPAKSLFADPQQPRTRQFLEKFLMQ, encoded by the coding sequence ATGAGTGCTATCGACGTTAAAAACCTGGTGAAGAAGTTTCATGGTCAGACGGTGCTGCACGGCATCGACCTGGAAGTGCAGGAGGGCGAAGTGGTGGCGATCATCGGGCCGAGCGGCTCGGGCAAAACCACGCTGCTGCGCAGCATCAACCTGCTGGAGCAGCCGGAAGGCGGCACCATCCGCGTGGGTGAGATCACCATTGATACCGGCAAGTCCCTGAGCCAGCAGAAGAGTTTAATTCGACGTCTGCGTCAGCACGTCGGCTTCGTCTTCCAGAGCTTCAATCTGTTTCCCCATCGCACGGTGCTGGAAAACATCATTGAAGGGCCGGTGATTGTGAAAGGTGAACCGAAGGAGGAGGCCACTGCCCGCGCCCGCGAGCTGCTGGCAAAAGTGGGGCTTTCCGGTAAAGAGACCAGCTACCCGCGTCGTCTCTCCGGCGGGCAGCAGCAGCGGGTGGCCATTGCCCGCGCGCTGGCGATGCGCCCGGATGTCATCCTCTTTGATGAACCGACCTCGGCGCTGGATCCGGAGCTGGTAGGGGAGGTGCTGAACACCATTCGTCAGCTGGCGCAGGAAAAGCGCACCCTGGTGATTGTCACCCATGAGATGAGCTTTGCCCGCGATGTGGCGGACAGGGCGATATTTATGGATCAGGGACGCATCGTTGAGCAGGGTCCAGCAAAATCACTGTTTGCCGATCCTCAGCAGCCCCGCACCCGGCAGTTCCTCGAAAAATTCCTCATGCAATAG
- the tcyL gene encoding cystine ABC transporter permease, producing the protein MQESIQLVIDSLPYLLKGAVFTLQLSIGGMFFGLLLGFILALMRMSPVLPVRWLARFYISVFRGTPLIAQLFMIYYGLPQFGIELDPIPAAMIGLSLNTAAYTSETLRAAISSIEKGQWEAAASIGMTPWQTLRRAILPQAARVALPPLSNSFISLVKDTSLAATIQVPELFRQAQLITSRTLEVFTMYLAASLIYWVMATVLSALQNYFENQLNRQERDPK; encoded by the coding sequence ATGCAAGAAAGTATTCAACTGGTGATTGATTCGCTGCCCTACCTGCTGAAAGGCGCGGTGTTTACGCTGCAACTGAGTATTGGCGGGATGTTCTTTGGTCTGCTGCTGGGCTTTATTCTGGCGCTGATGCGCATGTCGCCAGTGCTGCCGGTGCGCTGGCTGGCGCGTTTTTATATCTCCGTGTTTCGCGGCACCCCGCTGATTGCCCAGCTGTTTATGATCTATTACGGCCTGCCGCAGTTTGGTATCGAGCTCGACCCGATCCCGGCGGCGATGATCGGCCTGTCGCTCAACACTGCGGCCTACACCTCGGAAACCCTGCGCGCGGCGATCTCCTCCATTGAGAAAGGGCAGTGGGAAGCCGCAGCCAGTATTGGTATGACCCCGTGGCAAACCCTGCGCCGGGCGATCCTGCCCCAGGCCGCACGCGTGGCGCTGCCGCCGCTGAGCAACAGCTTTATCAGCCTGGTGAAAGACACTTCGCTGGCGGCCACCATTCAGGTGCCGGAGCTGTTCCGCCAGGCGCAGCTGATTACCTCGCGCACGCTGGAGGTCTTTACCATGTATCTGGCCGCCTCGCTGATCTACTGGGTGATGGCGACGGTGCTGTCGGCGCTGCAAAACTATTTTGAAAACCAGCTTAACCGCCAGGAGCGTGATCCAAAATGA
- the dcyD gene encoding D-cysteine desulfhydrase, translated as MSLQNLTRFPRLEFIGAPTPLEYLPRLSDYLGRDILIKRDDVTPMAMGGNKLRKLEFLAADALREGADTLITAGAIQSNHVRQTAAVAAKLGLHCIALLENPIGTQAENYLSNGNRLLLDLFNVQIEMCDALIDPVAQLHELATRVEAQGFRPYVIPVGGSNALGALGYVESALEIAQQCEGAVGLSSVVVASGSAGTHAGLAVGLEQLMPDVELIGVTVSRSVADQKPKVVTLQQAVAEQLEVSANADIILWDDYFAPGYGTPNDEGTEAVKLLARLEGILLDPVYTGKAMAGLIDGISQKRFKDEGPILFIHTGGAPALFAYHPHV; from the coding sequence ATGTCATTACAGAATCTAACGCGTTTTCCGCGCCTCGAATTTATTGGCGCCCCGACGCCACTGGAGTATTTGCCGCGCTTATCGGACTACCTCGGGCGCGACATCCTTATCAAACGTGATGACGTGACGCCCATGGCGATGGGCGGCAATAAACTGCGCAAGCTGGAGTTTCTCGCGGCGGATGCCCTGCGTGAAGGGGCCGACACGCTGATTACCGCCGGGGCGATCCAGTCCAACCACGTGCGCCAGACTGCGGCCGTGGCGGCAAAACTGGGCCTGCACTGTATCGCCCTGCTGGAAAACCCGATTGGCACCCAGGCAGAAAACTACCTCAGCAACGGCAACCGCCTGCTGCTGGATCTGTTCAACGTGCAAATTGAAATGTGCGATGCGCTGATCGACCCTGTGGCGCAGCTGCATGAGCTGGCCACCCGCGTTGAAGCCCAGGGCTTTCGTCCGTATGTGATCCCGGTGGGCGGCTCGAACGCACTGGGTGCGCTGGGATACGTCGAAAGCGCGCTGGAAATTGCCCAACAGTGCGAAGGGGCGGTGGGGCTCTCCTCGGTAGTGGTCGCCTCCGGTAGCGCCGGCACCCATGCCGGGCTGGCGGTCGGGCTGGAGCAGCTCATGCCGGACGTCGAGCTGATTGGCGTTACCGTATCGCGCAGCGTGGCTGACCAGAAGCCGAAAGTGGTCACCCTGCAGCAGGCGGTGGCCGAACAGCTGGAGGTGAGCGCCAATGCCGATATTATCCTGTGGGATGACTACTTCGCGCCGGGTTACGGCACCCCGAATGACGAAGGCACCGAAGCGGTGAAACTGCTGGCGCGTCTTGAAGGGATCCTGCTGGACCCGGTCTATACCGGCAAAGCGATGGCCGGCCTTATCGACGGCATCAGCCAGAAGCGCTTCAAAGATGAAGGGCCGATTCTGTTTATTCATACTGGCGGGGCGCCAGCTCTGTTTGCCTACCATCCTCACGTCTAA
- the tcyJ gene encoding cystine ABC transporter substrate-binding protein, whose protein sequence is MKFALLGRQALMGVMAVALVAGMSVKTFAAEGLLNKVKERGTLLVGLEGTYPPFSFQGDDGKLTGFEVEFAEELAKHLGVKASLKPTKWDGMLASLDSKRIDVVINQVTISDERKKKYDFSTPYTVSGIQALVKKGNEGTIKSAADLKGKKVGVGLGTNYEEWLRQNVQGVDIRTYDDDPTKYQDLRVGRIDAILVDRLAALDLVKKTNNTLAVAGDAFSRQEAGVAIRKDNDDLVKAVDGAIADMQKDGSLKSLSEKWFGADVTK, encoded by the coding sequence ATGAAATTTGCACTTCTGGGTCGTCAGGCGCTGATGGGTGTAATGGCCGTTGCGCTGGTTGCCGGTATGAGCGTGAAAACGTTCGCGGCAGAAGGTCTGTTAAATAAAGTCAAAGAGCGCGGCACGCTGCTGGTTGGGCTGGAAGGCACTTATCCTCCGTTCAGCTTCCAGGGTGACGACGGCAAACTGACCGGGTTTGAAGTGGAGTTTGCCGAAGAGCTGGCCAAACACCTCGGCGTAAAAGCGTCGCTGAAGCCGACCAAATGGGACGGCATGCTGGCCTCGCTGGACTCCAAACGTATTGATGTGGTGATTAACCAGGTCACCATTTCTGACGAGCGTAAGAAAAAGTATGACTTCTCCACCCCGTATACCGTTTCCGGTATCCAGGCGCTGGTGAAAAAAGGTAACGAAGGCACGATCAAATCTGCCGCCGATCTGAAAGGCAAAAAAGTCGGTGTCGGTCTGGGGACCAACTACGAAGAGTGGCTGCGCCAGAACGTGCAGGGCGTCGATATTCGTACCTATGATGATGACCCGACCAAATACCAGGATCTGCGCGTAGGCCGTATCGACGCCATTCTGGTTGACCGTCTGGCGGCGCTGGATCTGGTGAAGAAGACCAACAACACCCTGGCGGTGGCCGGTGATGCCTTCTCCCGTCAGGAAGCAGGCGTTGCAATCCGTAAAGACAACGACGATCTGGTGAAAGCCGTCGACGGTGCGATTGCTGATATGCAGAAAGACGGCAGCCTGAAGTCGCTCTCCGAAAAATGGTTCGGGGCAGACGTCACAAAGTAA
- the fliZ gene encoding flagella biosynthesis regulatory protein FliZ, which yields MTVQQSKRRPLSRYLKDFKHSQTHCAHCHKLLDRITLVRRGEIVNKIAISRLDTLLDEAGWLEEQKEWVALCRFCGDLHCKEQSDFFDIIGFKQFLFEQTEMSHGTVREYVVRLRRLGQHLTTQRISRDLLTSGYLDENLEPWLPATSTNNYRIALRKYAQFKTQMPVTPKQKVHRETTSDIY from the coding sequence ATGACGGTGCAGCAATCTAAAAGACGGCCATTAAGCCGCTACCTGAAAGACTTTAAGCACAGCCAGACGCATTGCGCCCATTGCCATAAATTGCTCGACCGTATCACGCTGGTTCGTCGCGGAGAAATCGTCAATAAAATTGCGATTTCCCGTCTCGATACTTTGCTGGATGAAGCCGGATGGCTGGAAGAGCAGAAAGAGTGGGTGGCGTTATGTCGTTTTTGTGGCGATCTGCACTGCAAAGAGCAGAGCGACTTTTTCGATATCATCGGCTTTAAGCAATTCCTGTTTGAGCAAACAGAGATGAGCCACGGCACGGTGCGCGAATATGTCGTGCGTCTGCGTCGCCTGGGTCAGCACCTGACCACGCAGCGTATCTCCCGTGATTTACTGACCAGCGGTTATCTGGATGAGAATCTGGAGCCGTGGCTGCCGGCGACCAGCACCAACAACTACCGGATTGCGCTGCGCAAGTATGCGCAATTTAAAACGCAAATGCCGGTGACGCCGAAGCAGAAAGTCCACCGCGAAACAACTTCTGATATATATTAA
- the fliA gene encoding RNA polymerase sigma factor FliA: MNSLYTAEGVMDKHSLWQRYVPLVRHEALRLQVRLPASVELDDLLQAGGIGLLNAVDRYDALQGTAFTTYAVQRIRGAMLDELRSRDWVPRSVRRNAREVAQAMGQLEQELGRNATETEVSERLGITTADYRQMLLDTNNSQLFSYDEWREEHGDSIELVTDDHQQENPLHQLMEGNVRQRVMEAIEALPEREQLVLTLYYQEELNLKEIGAVLEVGESRVSQLHSQAIKRLRTKLGKL; this comes from the coding sequence GTGAATTCACTCTATACCGCTGAAGGTGTAATGGATAAACACTCGCTGTGGCAGCGTTATGTTCCGCTGGTGCGACATGAAGCATTGCGGCTTCAGGTGCGGCTACCGGCGAGTGTGGAACTGGACGATCTGCTACAAGCGGGCGGTATCGGGTTATTGAATGCAGTTGACCGGTACGACGCTCTGCAAGGAACGGCATTTACGACTTACGCAGTACAGCGTATTCGTGGTGCGATGCTCGACGAACTGCGCAGCCGTGATTGGGTGCCGCGCAGCGTTCGACGCAATGCACGCGAAGTAGCGCAAGCAATGGGGCAGCTGGAGCAGGAGCTCGGACGTAACGCGACGGAAACCGAAGTTTCGGAGCGTCTGGGGATCACCACGGCTGACTATCGCCAGATGTTGCTCGATACCAACAATAGCCAGCTCTTCTCCTATGACGAGTGGCGCGAAGAGCATGGCGATAGCATCGAACTGGTGACGGACGATCATCAGCAGGAAAACCCGTTGCACCAGTTAATGGAAGGCAATGTACGCCAGCGCGTGATGGAAGCCATCGAAGCTTTACCGGAACGCGAGCAGCTGGTGCTGACCCTCTATTACCAGGAGGAGCTCAATCTTAAAGAGATTGGCGCCGTGCTGGAAGTAGGGGAGTCGCGGGTTAGCCAGCTGCACAGCCAGGCCATTAAACGCTTACGTACTAAGCTGGGTAAGTTATAG
- a CDS encoding DegT/DnrJ/EryC1/StrS family aminotransferase has product MSDNVYVTSPLLPPLEEFIPYLEKIWHSKVLTNGGEFHQQLEAALADYLGVKYICLFANGTLALLTALQALRVTGEVITTPYSFVATSHTLLWNGLTPVFADIDPDTFNIDPRRVEELITPQTTAIMPVHCYGIPCEMNKIQQIADAYGLKVIYDAAHAFGVRQDGVSILNQGDLSVLSFHATKVFNTFEGGAIVCHDAATKQRIDYLKNFGFAGETRVVAPGINAKMNEVEAAFGLLQLKHVDAALSERASIYQRYTELLADIEDIDLIQVPENVSWNYAYFPILIKKTFPLSRDDVYELLKTENIYTRRYFFPLISSFAMYRGLPTSSPENLPYANKIADEVLCLPIYPGLSVQDQLRIVETIKRAATLRSHSNDAAFNLVKCAG; this is encoded by the coding sequence ATGAGTGATAACGTGTATGTCACCAGTCCGTTGCTCCCCCCTCTGGAGGAGTTTATCCCCTACCTGGAAAAAATCTGGCACAGCAAAGTGCTGACTAACGGTGGGGAGTTTCATCAGCAGCTGGAAGCAGCGCTGGCGGACTACCTCGGCGTGAAATACATCTGCCTGTTTGCGAATGGAACTCTGGCGCTGTTAACCGCCCTGCAGGCGCTGCGCGTCACCGGGGAGGTGATTACCACCCCGTACTCCTTCGTTGCTACTTCACATACGCTTTTGTGGAATGGCCTGACGCCGGTATTTGCGGACATCGATCCTGACACCTTTAATATCGATCCCCGTCGCGTGGAAGAGCTGATCACCCCGCAGACCACCGCCATCATGCCGGTGCACTGCTACGGTATCCCCTGCGAAATGAACAAAATTCAGCAGATCGCAGACGCCTATGGCCTGAAGGTCATCTATGACGCGGCCCATGCCTTTGGCGTGCGGCAGGATGGCGTCAGCATTCTTAATCAAGGGGATCTCTCGGTGCTGAGCTTCCACGCCACGAAAGTGTTTAATACCTTCGAAGGCGGGGCCATTGTGTGCCACGATGCGGCCACCAAGCAGCGTATTGATTACCTGAAAAACTTTGGTTTTGCCGGTGAGACCCGGGTCGTCGCGCCAGGAATTAACGCCAAAATGAATGAGGTGGAAGCCGCATTTGGGCTGCTGCAACTCAAACATGTTGATGCTGCGCTAAGCGAAAGAGCGTCGATCTATCAACGCTATACCGAACTGCTGGCCGATATCGAAGATATCGATCTGATTCAGGTTCCGGAGAACGTGAGCTGGAACTACGCCTACTTCCCGATCCTGATCAAGAAAACCTTCCCCCTGAGCCGGGACGACGTGTATGAGCTCCTCAAAACGGAGAACATTTATACCCGGCGCTATTTCTTCCCGCTGATCAGCTCCTTCGCGATGTACCGTGGCTTACCGACCTCCTCGCCAGAGAATCTGCCCTACGCCAATAAGATTGCCGATGAGGTGCTGTGCCTACCCATTTATCCGGGGCTTTCGGTACAGGATCAGCTGCGCATTGTTGAGACCATTAAACGGGCGGCCACGCTCCGCAGCCACAGCAATGATGCTGCATTCAATCTTGTAAAATGCGCAGGATGA